One window of Nostoc sp. C052 genomic DNA carries:
- a CDS encoding glycosyltransferase family A protein: MSPIVFDFSPEISVILCTYNREKYLNNCINSVLEQTFKDWELLVVDDGSKDNTFEIVNPYLQRFNNIRYLKHQNKKLGYSKNAGVQASFGKYITFIDSDDTYKTNHLESRLKYMQANPEIDLIEGGFFSEEEIFVADYFQPGKIINLRECVLGPTFFGKRRVFFELQGFNNIPYGEDTDFWKRAEKIFKTQKFTEPQTYVYTRAETSITKDVLEQRSLT; this comes from the coding sequence ATGAGTCCTATTGTCTTTGACTTCAGTCCCGAAATTTCAGTTATACTTTGCACCTACAACCGAGAAAAATATTTGAATAATTGCATCAATAGTGTTCTTGAGCAAACTTTTAAAGATTGGGAACTATTGGTAGTTGATGATGGTAGTAAAGATAATACTTTTGAAATTGTCAATCCATATTTGCAAAGATTTAATAATATACGTTATTTAAAACACCAAAATAAAAAATTAGGGTACTCTAAAAACGCCGGAGTTCAAGCATCCTTTGGTAAATACATCACCTTTATTGACAGCGATGATACATATAAAACCAATCATCTAGAGTCACGACTTAAATACATGCAGGCTAATCCAGAAATTGACTTGATTGAAGGAGGATTTTTTTCTGAAGAAGAGATTTTTGTCGCCGATTATTTTCAACCAGGTAAAATCATTAATTTACGCGAATGTGTTTTAGGCCCGACATTTTTTGGTAAGAGGCGAGTATTTTTTGAATTGCAAGGATTTAATAATATTCCCTATGGAGAAGATACAGACTTTTGGAAACGAGCAGAAAAAATTTTCAAAACTCAAAAATTTACAGAACCGCAAACCTACGTTTACACAAGAGCAGAAACTAGCATTACCAAGGATGTTCTGGAACAGCGCTCATTAACCTAA
- a CDS encoding class I SAM-dependent methyltransferase, giving the protein MQPSNLEINRNFWNEYAKQWSKYDFQTANDQITQPEKDAAISYLGDEWGTAEDVKEIISEYIFPFLTKNSTVAEIGVGGARIAAKVVENVEKLYCFDVAPAMLDKAKERIGHYPQVEFHLMENSEFEAGLGEKFDFIYSFDVFVHLDLPTIWKYLNSIYKILKEGGRAFIHTSSITTPNGWTRFCSKADSEQLYYPTSPEAIKWLIEKAQMTVIKESTPDGNNFYLERDYLVVIQK; this is encoded by the coding sequence ATGCAGCCATCAAATTTGGAAATTAATAGAAACTTCTGGAATGAGTATGCTAAACAGTGGAGTAAATATGATTTTCAAACAGCTAATGATCAAATTACACAGCCTGAAAAAGATGCAGCCATAAGTTATTTAGGTGATGAATGGGGGACAGCAGAAGATGTGAAAGAAATTATTAGTGAATATATTTTCCCATTTTTAACTAAAAACAGCACAGTTGCAGAGATTGGTGTTGGTGGTGCTAGAATTGCAGCCAAAGTAGTTGAAAATGTCGAAAAGCTATACTGTTTTGATGTAGCACCAGCAATGCTAGATAAGGCTAAAGAAAGGATTGGACACTATCCTCAGGTAGAGTTTCATTTAATGGAAAACTCTGAATTTGAAGCTGGGTTGGGTGAAAAATTTGATTTCATATATTCTTTTGATGTTTTTGTACATTTGGATCTACCAACAATTTGGAAATATTTAAACAGTATTTATAAAATACTCAAAGAGGGTGGGAGAGCTTTTATTCATACTAGCAGTATAACCACACCAAATGGTTGGACAAGGTTTTGCAGCAAAGCAGATAGTGAACAATTGTATTATCCAACTTCACCAGAAGCAATTAAGTGGCTCATAGAAAAGGCACAGATGACTGTGATTAAAGAGTCTACGCCAGATGGAAATAACTTTTATCTGGAACGTGATTATTTAGTGGTAATACAGAAATAG
- a CDS encoding bifunctional 2-polyprenyl-6-hydroxyphenol methylase/3-demethylubiquinol 3-O-methyltransferase UbiG — MVKHPAPAFLSDYWQNSFNLKQHLQDFLHLDSETLEKRLATGQEEMAELGHKDFDWEKATDFYREQVGEVYLFELGAWHLEQSQNIENTLHLIVDHAQGRVLDFGGGIGTHALNAALCPQVEQVIYCDLNPIHYDFVRYRAEQMGLSHKMSFYLEMPEKETFDTIISFDVLEHLSDPTQQLLKFHQALTPTGKTILNWYFFKGFNQDYPFHIDDPQVVETFYRTIQSKFLEVFHPYYCTARCYRKWD, encoded by the coding sequence ATGGTTAAGCATCCCGCTCCAGCTTTCTTAAGCGATTATTGGCAAAATTCATTTAACTTAAAACAGCATCTACAGGATTTTTTGCATTTAGATTCAGAAACACTAGAAAAAAGGTTAGCAACAGGACAAGAAGAAATGGCCGAGTTAGGCCATAAAGATTTTGATTGGGAAAAAGCAACAGACTTTTATCGCGAACAAGTGGGAGAGGTTTATTTATTTGAGTTGGGAGCTTGGCATTTAGAACAAAGTCAAAATATTGAAAACACGTTACATTTGATTGTAGATCATGCTCAAGGTCGGGTGTTAGATTTTGGCGGCGGGATTGGTACTCATGCACTTAATGCTGCCCTTTGTCCACAGGTTGAACAAGTAATTTATTGCGATCTTAATCCTATTCATTATGATTTTGTGCGTTATCGGGCTGAACAGATGGGTTTGAGCCACAAAATGAGTTTTTATTTGGAAATGCCTGAAAAAGAGACTTTTGATACTATCATTTCTTTTGATGTTTTAGAACATTTGTCAGACCCCACCCAACAGTTACTAAAGTTTCATCAAGCGCTGACACCTACTGGTAAAACAATCTTGAATTGGTATTTCTTTAAAGGCTTTAATCAAGATTATCCTTTTCACATTGATGATCCTCAAGTAGTAGAGACTTTCTACAGGACGATTCAAAGCAAATTCTTAGAAGTTTTTCACCCTTATTACTGTACAGCTCGTTGCTACCGAAAATGGGATTGA
- a CDS encoding FkbM family methyltransferase yields MDKNLIIDVGVHTGEDTEFYLKKGFRVVGIEAHPELYEATKKRLNLYIEKGQLTLLNIAVSPKDEPVTFYANLERSFWGTTSPDWAIRNKCSFDAPSIEITVEGRRFERILEEFGIPYYLKVDIEGADLLCIQALRQFNTKPQFLSIESTKTSWKELLEEFALLKELGYHKFKAISQGHVPEQICPSPAREGQYIPHRFEYGASGLFGEETPGNWLSESEVIKVYKGIFWTYKIIGVNGIIYRFPIGRMFLDKFKIQEPWYDTHVSL; encoded by the coding sequence ATGGATAAAAATTTAATAATTGATGTCGGCGTTCACACAGGTGAAGATACAGAGTTTTACTTAAAAAAAGGCTTTCGGGTTGTTGGTATTGAGGCTCATCCTGAGCTTTACGAAGCTACAAAAAAGCGACTAAATTTATATATAGAAAAGGGTCAACTTACTCTTCTAAATATTGCTGTATCACCGAAAGATGAGCCAGTCACTTTTTACGCTAACTTGGAGAGAAGCTTTTGGGGTACAACTTCACCAGATTGGGCTATTCGGAACAAATGCTCTTTTGATGCGCCTTCTATTGAGATAACTGTAGAAGGGCGCAGATTTGAAAGAATTTTGGAGGAGTTTGGTATTCCCTACTATCTCAAAGTAGATATCGAAGGTGCTGATTTATTATGCATACAGGCATTACGGCAGTTTAATACTAAACCACAGTTCTTATCTATAGAGTCAACCAAGACTTCTTGGAAGGAACTGCTGGAAGAATTTGCGCTATTAAAAGAACTTGGTTATCACAAATTCAAAGCCATCAGTCAAGGGCATGTACCTGAACAAATTTGCCCTTCACCAGCACGAGAAGGTCAATATATCCCACATCGGTTTGAATATGGTGCTAGCGGACTTTTTGGTGAAGAAACCCCAGGTAATTGGCTTTCTGAGAGTGAAGTAATCAAAGTCTACAAAGGCATTTTTTGGACTTATAAAATAATCGGAGTGAATGGAATTATTTACCGATTCCCCATAGGGAGAATGTTCCTAGACAAGTTTAAAATCCAGGAACCTTGGTACGATACTCATGTTAGTCTTTGA